The genomic region CCTGTATGCTGTTTTAAACAGCATCTGCGAAACTCAGACTTACCAATTCTCCTCCCACGGCCCCTCTCAGTGCTACAGGGGTGCTGACAGCTTCAGCTCCATCAGCTGATTACCGCTCCTTAGTTAGATTCTCTTTCCTTGGTACCATTAATCCAACAGGTTTGTAGGAAAGCTGCTACATAAATAAACAGCCAGCGCAGAAAGCCTCTTCTTTCTAGTTTCTAGAAAAGCTAACAGCAGGGTATGAGAAATCCACTCACTCTTAGAAGATTATTTTCTAAAGGAGCATTACTAACTTTGAAAGAAGCTAATTTCATAGGGCACAGTTGGACTAGTCTGAATCCAGAGCACTCAAGGTCTTCAGAAAACTCCAGGATCCTCTAGCGTGCATCACCACATTGAAAACTGATGAGCATTCAGGGAATTATAAGCAGCAGTTAAAGTACTTCTGATGAGGTCAGTTTATTTCAAGactggaggcagggagagcGTAAGAAATGAGCAATTCTGTAACTCCACAATTtcaagaaaaagcacaaaagcagGCTTTCACAATGTGCAGCcaataaagcaaatttttaagCCACTGGTGGCTGAGAAGCAGTACATGCCGCTGGCCTACTGGTAGAGACGGGAGAGCTTTAAAATGGACCAATTTGAACCGTAGCTCATCCATCAGGTTGCGGAGGAGTGGGAATTAAGCAAAAACTAAAGGGATATAACAGGGACTGTCAAACTGTCTATTCCATCTCCTACCAATAAAAGGTACGGGGTAGGGTTAGGAGATGGGTGGCGCTGGGTGTGATGGGAGCAGAAGCAGGAAGAGCTGATAGATCAGACATCCATTTGCACAGTGATTATTCAGAACCCAGTCCATGACTGGGATCTCCCAATACTATTGCAATACCAGTAAAGGATGCAAATTTCAGATTTATATGAAGTTTTAGATGATCAGCAGAGTCCACAATAGGGGAAAGAGAAacctagggggaaaaaaaaaaaaaaagatgaagctgctccctcccctgcccccttcCCAGCCTCTGTGTGGGGACAGAGGAAAAACCTGGGTGAGATTCAGGATTTCACTACCAGACTTTGACAAGCAGGTTTATACCTCCACTGGCTATCTAAGACAGGACAGgcaggaaacagaaatacatcCACATACAAATGTGGTAACTGataacagaaagggaaaaaatgagaatTAAAGTTTTGAGAAgagatgaaagaagaaaaatctagaaaacaacaggaagcaggagaaagaCACTACAGCTGATGTGTGCAATTATGTGCTACCATCTGctagagaaaagaaggaagcagaGTCTGGAAAGAAAGAGACTAAGAGAACAAAAGCAAGGAATGCAGTAAGTCAGGACTTCTGAGATGAGTAAATACTTAGCCAATCTGTAGCTGCTGTACTGTCCACACATGTCAAAGACAGTTGGCTAGTTTATACCTACTGCTATACAGATACCTTTCAGGCCAGAGACTAATCTACTGATGGTCAGGTCTAAGCAGAAACACATCAGTTTAAGTGGATCAGTTCTAGGTAGCCCAGTTagtccagaaaaaacaaaaaccccaagagGCTTTCATATGTAAAATCTCAGGTTTCTCACACTTAAAATGTCACCTTATTTTGTATCCTTTACCTTAAGAGACTGGCCCTGGTGAATGtaaatcagtttaaaatagATACCATTAAAACAAAGTAGCTTTTTCCCTGATAGTTTTACAGGCTAAGAGATGGAGAGTATACGTCTCAAGGCCTATTTCTTTCACCCTTTTCATGTACTGCTTCACTTTCAGTAAAAGCATATGGGACTTAGTAGAAGCGATGGCAAGTTCAATGCCAAAAACATCAACACGCATCCAGGTTAAGTCTTAACTAAGTTTGAAGTGATAATCTAGGAATCATTCTCTTCCATTTTATCTACAGCTATTTCTCCCCAATGCCAAAAAGAATTAGTCTTGATCAACAGTGCCATTAAAACCTTTGATCAATAACCCATTCAACTCTGTAAAAGTACCCAGCTGCTAGTTAAAGCACAGAGAATAAACTCAAAGATTTTACAGGTGTATTTATTTAGctaacaaaacattttggaagACTCAGTAATAGAAAGAGGGTAGGAATTTCAGCACACTGTGGAGTGGATTTATTTATGATTCATTCCCTCTAATAGGATATGCTTGTTTACAGAGCTTGAACTAGATCTGGTAAAGGTTAAGGATTCAATAAAAGCTCCTGTGACTCCTGTGACATAATGCCAACCCTTGCACAACATTCAAAAACAAAGCCAGTTTTCTAAAATGACACTGCAGTGAACCCAACAACAATATTTTAAGTAACTGGCTGCAAGtggctttggtttttgcttgtttttcatttaaagaccTTTAGAACCGTTAATACAAAAATCACCTTCTCCTCAAAGCCGCAACACTGCACATCTGATTCCTCAGTAAATGGCTTTCTGAGGGAACACAAACTCCTAGACTTCACCACCCCAGACCTCCGCAACACAGCTGCATCCCTGACGTTTATGAGCACAACCCAATCCTAGCAGGTCCCCTGCTGCCTGAGGGGGGTATTTGGGGGATAAGAACAGGTGCATGAGTACCAAACTGCAGTCATTTAACACCGTGCTAACCCATCGTGCTAACCCATCGCTTTGTGCAGCTAGCCACTGGTAGTGTTTTAGAGAGGGCACGGGGATGCCCGAGGGCTTGAATTCTTTTGCTGGTTCAGATGCTGGGGAATTATAAATCTTGCCAGCGATGCTGCAAATTGGTTTATTTAGCACCTTTGGTAAAATAGTACACTAAGTTCTCCACACACCAACTATGCAAACCACAGTATTGCAACATATACACACAGGAGTAGTAAAATTGTTCTGTAAGAGCTCAGTCGGGCCACGTGGGCTACATCTCCATGCATTTTGGTCCTACTActtgaaataaaaccagtaaGAATAAATATTACACATGGatcattccttttaaaaagtctttgcTGTAAATGCAAATCCAGTGCACCCACCAAGAGGAGAAAGTGGACTGTATTTGACTAAATAACCtctatgtatatgtatatgacTAAGTGGCTACTGTTGCCATGCAAAGTCACTAACAGAAAAGCTCCAGAGTAACCTGTTGCAGCTATTACAGTATCCGCACCGCATGCCCATCTATAGTGCCAAGAATAAAATGTATCCTGGGACTCTGGCAGCAACGCAATCGAACCCTGATTCAGAAAAAGCAGGGGcaagagtgaagaaaaaaaatatttcagataaacCAAGGGGTGtctctgtgtttattttacatcttccctttctccctctgaaCAGCCAGAGCCCTGAAGGGATGTATAGAAGTAGTTTCCACTGCCAGACTGCTTCCCCCACCACAGTCCTTCAACTCAACTTACTGTGGCATGAATGGCAGAGGAAGGGTGCAGTTCTCCAGGGACGCAAAAGAAGAGTGAAGGTGAAAGTCACATCACTCCTATCCCTGCTGACTTCATGAGTAAGCATTCCCGAATGCTGACAAACCCCATGCTTCAACATATCAAACTCTTCCACTGACTTACCCATCTCTTCTCACCAACTGCTTCTGTTAGTTCAACTCGGGAGAATCTGTGAGAGTGGCAGTTTTCATTGTGCTCTTGCTGAAACTGAGCTTTCCTGCAGCACCACAAGCACTGACTCTTGTGGGGAGATAAGCGAGGGAAGGTGAGAAGACTGAAAGTAATGCATTTCTGTACCTCCAAGGAGTAAAGGACTGCACCTTTACTGATCTTACCCCTGCACCTGTTCTGATCCCCCAAATACAAAGGAATTTTGGCAGTGACTGAAAACCAAGCGGGGCTAAACAATCTTCATTGCTTTGCTGGTGCTCCACCAAAGCATGCAGCatgaagagatttttctctgaagtctCGGTTACTACTTAGAAACATTAAGACACAGAAGTCCAGGAATTGCACGCGTGATGCAGGATTACAATTCCAGAAGTCCTTTTCTAAAGCCCTGGTATGTCCTATTTACAGAAGCACACCGCTAtgcatgaaaacaaaagcaatattCCTCTTTGCTGCATAAAACTGCAGCCCAGCAAAGCCGCTGATGCTTTTAGAGTGCAAGTTTGAAGCACTGGGGCCTTGAAAAGACTTAGGTCTGCCTGAAAGATAAGTTGGCTTTAAAAAGTCCAAACTAACAGGGATCTAGGAGGAATCTAGACCATGTTCCACCCATATTCCCATTAAAAAGCTTTATCACAGTGCTGGTTCAACTAAAGGTACACAAAGCCcgcatttcaaaaaaaaaaacaaccaacccaataacaacaaaaaattccCACCCACTTTTCTTTATCATGGGAGTTTCCCGTGCCCCAAACAAATCCAAGGCTGTTTTTTGCCTTCCagtttctcccctcctccctcccgcAGCTTCCTACCAGCTGAgattctgcagctgcagcaacaACAGTCTGTCTGTGACAGTGAAACCACCACGGCAGGATGGTTCCTACCAATTCACTAGCTTCCTTATGTTTTAATAGAGGTAGCAAATTGCGAAGGGGCTTCCCCCCGCCtcgtttgttttggttttttttttttttttaactgaaaagatGCTGATGAATATTCATTACTAGTCCTTTACCAAGGGTGTGAATTGTATTTAAAGGACTGGAAGGGAATTGGAAATTTGATTAATACAACGGGAGATTTTGATTCAGTTGTCTGGTCTCAAAATACGGCTAGAGAGTAAGATTTTTGCAGAAAAGAGACTCGatgacagtaaaaaaaaccaagcaaaactCCCCCCAAAGCCCCCTCACGGCTGTGACTCTGCTGCCCACGGTAGCACCCGCCGGTTTACGGTGCCACCGGGGCACTCGCTCACCCACGCGGGTCTCCTGTCCGCGTTTTTAAGCCGAGCGCTTGGAGGCCGCATTCTGAGCCGGGACTTAGCAAGACCCGACCCATTCATGCGAGCCTATCGAGGTTACGCACTGAATTTTTCACGCTACCCAGCGTGAAGGGCCGCTCGGGGCGAGGTTTCCCTCCCGAGAGCGCCGAACAGCCGGTGCCCAGCACACGCTGCCCGCCGTTTCCAGGTGCCAACGAGTATTATCGCTTTCagggtgggctttttttttttttcgggaGAACTTGCATTTCCATACTCATCGCCTAGCCGATAAGCTTCCAGGTCACGTTTTCATCAAAACGCAGGGATAGaaatgattcttttttctttccgCGCCTGCTCTGGGGAAAACCCTCTCACGCCTTCGCAGCGGGAGCGACGGCGGGGGTTTGCGGAGCAACCccgcccgggcccggcgggaggcggctcgggggagcggggctgcagcgGGGGCGCACACCCGCCggcggacagacggacggacgtgcacgcacgcacgcacaccCGCAGACAGGCGCACACACGTGCGCGCACACACGACCCTGCCCCGGGGAAGCGCCGGCTCCGCCGCCTCactcccgccccccccccccctcctccacGCCGCAACCCCTCCCCCGGCGCTGcaaggaagggggtgggggggggggttacCGGGGGTCCCGGCTCCCGCACTCACTTTCGTCCTGCCGTTGATTTTGTAGTTGCCCAGCTTGCCGTTGCAGTGTCGGATGAGATCGTCCATGCTGTTCATGAGGAGCCGGATGGTCTGGCAGCCCGGCTCCTTGCCCTCCACCCAGGTGATCTTGTCGCCGCGGATGTCCTTGGAGGAGTCGCTCTTCTGGCTGACGAGCTGCCCGTCGGTGAAGCGGCCGGTGTGGTGGAGGGCCCGCACCTCCTGGGCCACCAGCCCGCCCAGCTCCTTGCCGAGGAAGTCGTCCACCACGCAGATGCCGTGCTTGTTCATGCAGGGCACGATGTACTCCAGCGCCAGCCGCTGCGGCACCAGCGACTTCGTCTGCCCGTTGGGGCGCagggcggccccgccgggcaCCGCCTGCACGCCGCCCGGGTACAGGTTCGACTTGTCCCGGTACAGCAGCACCGCCTCCCCGGAGGGCGACGGCGACTGGGCCGCGGCCGGGGCCTCCGCCTCaccgccgccggccgccgccgcagcGGCAGCGTGGTTGTTGGTCAGCGGGGCGGCCTCGGCGGGGGCCTCCGGCGCTGCGCCCttccccgccccggcccccgccgccgcccggctgccgcctcccgccgcggccccggcgcTGTGGGCGCGGGTCGGCGGGGGGTGCCCGCCGCGGGGCTCGGCAGCGCCCCCTgctgcggccgccgccgccgtgccTCCGCCGCGGCAGATGAGCTTGTGCTTCTTCCAGTCCTGGCGCTGGTGCTCCTTGCTGCAGTAGAAGGAGCTGCGGCAGCGCCCGCACCGCAGCAGGTTCTCCATCTTCCCGCACAGCTCGCAGTACTGCCGGTCCcgctcgctgctgctgctgctgccgccgccgcccccgccgctgcTCTCGCCGCCGCCCTGGCCGGCACCGCCGCCGCTGTCATTCGCCATGgcgctgctgctggtgctggtggtgccgccgccgcagcagccccgctccgccgccgagGGGTTATGTAAGGaggcgggcgggagcggcgctAACGCGggcccccgcccggccgcgcGGGGAGGGAGCGCTCACTGCATCATGGCCGCCCGGctccgccgcggccgcccccccccccccctccgccggCCCGCGGCCTCCTTCGGggcggccgggagcggggctgccGCGGAGGGCCCGCGCCTCCCTCCCTGCGCCGCTAACGCCGCCTCATCGCCGCCCGGCCGGCGGCGCGGacgagcggggcgggggggcggggagagcggcggcggggggcagccGGCTGGCGCGCTGagcggagggggaagggggctgcTTTCCGCTCCCCGCCGGCCTCTCTGCCCGGTGCGCGGGCCGGCGCGGCCGCCGCCTCTCCCCGCCGCGCCTCCGCCGCTGTGTCGGGGCGAGGAGGAGGCGCCACTCTCCCGGCCCGCTTTGCACGTACGCCACTTCCAGCCCGCCAGCGCCGCCGGCGCGTCAGGCGGGCGGGGCCGCGCTGCCaggcgggcggggccgggatGGGGCAGGCCGCGCCGCGCCtcaccgcaccgcaccgcaccgcgaGGAGGGGCCGGTCAGCATCGCCGTGGGCCCAGCACCGGCGCCAAGCGCACCGGCAGGCctcggggccggggcgggcgggcccgGTCGGGGCGCCCCCGCGGGCGGCAGGCGGCCCCACCCGAGGACCACGGCCTCCCCGGCCGCCGCGACCCCGCGCCGGCAGGACCGGGGGTAAACTGCTGGGGAGTGTCACCGGTCTGGGACACCCCGCCGTCCCCCTGCCGCCAAGCCCCGGGTGCCCTTGTCCCTGTCGCCAGCGGCGGGGTGCCCctgtgtgtccccccgccccgggttGGGCTCAGGGGGCGCGGGCCCGCCGCGGGTGAggcggcggcaccggcaccgAGGAGCGGGAGAGGCGCCGGGCCCGCCTGGGAGCCGGGCGCTGCGGCCTTGAGTGACagggagggcggcggcggcggcacccgGCCGCAGTGGAGAGCCAGGTTTTGTCACTCCCGTAGGCCCCAGAATATCCCCGCCAGATAGCTGGCAGAGCGGGACGCGTGCCGGCTCCCTCATAAACAGCCCGTGGCTTGTGTCCCACCTAACTCGGTGGTAACGAAGGCCAGAGTCAGGCcggttaagaaaaaaaccagcaaaatgcAGGAAGAAGGAGCAGGTGATGTGGCTGCTGAAACCAGGAGAGGCCAGGAGTTGGGGCCAGCGCCGTCATCGTGGCAAAGCCCTTGATAGGAAAAAGGAAGCTGGTTTGGTAGAGCAACGCCAGTGGAGGGACCCTCAATGGAGGGACGAAGGTCCCAACACAGTTGCATTGCCTATCAGAAGCCATGCGAGGACCTGGACTCCTCTAAGGTGATGTGTAAGCTCGGGTCCATCAGCTTAACCATGGCTTTGCTTGCTTGCAGTAGACGTTAGGAAAGCGGGGAGTACTCTGTCATTTCCTGCGATACAGCCCAACATGGCGGTCGGTGCCTCAGAGCCTCATGGTAAGCTGGAGCAAGGActcccccggggctgggggttCTGCCCACCCCCTTGCAGAACCATTTGGGGAGCAGACAGCAAGTGTTCGCTCCATGAGCCGTGAGGCAGCACCTGCAGTTGGTGTGTGCTGCCTTTAAGTTAAGCAAATCCGTTCTAAAGTCCAAGAAGTGTCAAATACGTAAGCCAATATATGGATTTGGAGGTAGAAAAGGTaaaggaatggaaggaaggaatgaagcATCTGGTTGGTAACCACTAGGCTGTCACAGGCTTTCGTGTGATTTTGGAtaaatcagtttttctttgcCACTGTAGAAGAGGAATAGTAATACTTTTCACTTCTCAGAGGCTGTTGTTAGGCTTAAGACTGTCATATACTTGTATTACAGTGAGACAGTTTTATGTACACAATTAGAATGGCTTGGTTCTTATCTCACTATATAGAACTGGATTTAAAATTAACTGACAAAGCAATGGGACTTGGAGGAGTGTTAGGCACTGCATGTACTACGTGAGGgatgtaaaaggaaaaacaaagtgtGCCAAGGCTACAAATGCTTTTGGTACGTACACAGAAAACGAGACAGAAAAGCGGGGTGAATTATTAGGCAAAAGGAGTACTGAGAGGACAAGGACACAAAGGATGAGATTTCAAGGTGAATGTGATCAGCAAGCTCCAaggctgagtttaaaaaaaaaaaaaaagccacgtGAACTGGAAAAGCTGGGAACTAAAACCAGATAGAGTTGCAGATTAGTAATTTCTTTGTTCATTGCCCTTAAAGGAGCAAAAATACAGCGGTAGAGGCGGAGGGAG from Phalacrocorax carbo chromosome 3, bPhaCar2.1, whole genome shotgun sequence harbors:
- the EGLN1 gene encoding egl nine homolog 1 is translated as MANDSGGGAGQGGGESSGGGGGGSSSSSERDRQYCELCGKMENLLRCGRCRSSFYCSKEHQRQDWKKHKLICRGGGTAAAAAAGGAAEPRGGHPPPTRAHSAGAAAGGGSRAAAGAGAGKGAAPEAPAEAAPLTNNHAAAAAAAGGGEAEAPAAAQSPSPSGEAVLLYRDKSNLYPGGVQAVPGGAALRPNGQTKSLVPQRLALEYIVPCMNKHGICVVDDFLGKELGGLVAQEVRALHHTGRFTDGQLVSQKSDSSKDIRGDKITWVEGKEPGCQTIRLLMNSMDDLIRHCNGKLGNYKINGRTKAMVACYPGNGTGYVRHVDNPNGDGRCVTCIYYLNKDWDAKVSGGILRIFPEGKAQFADIEPKFDRLLFFWSDRRNPHEVQPAFATRYAITVWYFDADERARAKVKYLTGEKGVRVELNKPSDSVGKDVL